The following nucleotide sequence is from Leptolyngbya subtilissima AS-A7.
TCTGCCTTCCCTGCACCGTTGCCCCCAGCTGCGTCACGGTGTGGATCTGTTGGGTGGAGAGATCGCCTTCCACCTCCAGGTGATAGGTGGAGCTAGAAAATTCTCGCAGTAAGGCTTCGGTAGACTGCTCGGCAATGATGCACCCTCGACGAATGATCGCCACTCGGTCAGAGAGTTCTTCGGCCACGTCGAGCTGGTGAGTGGTCAACAGCACGGCGCGGCCCTCTTGAGCAATCTGGCGCACCAGGGCTTTGACCATTTCGCTAGCTTCCACGTCCAGCCCCAGAGTGGGTTCATCCAGCAGCAGCAGCTTGGGATTGTGGATCAGGGCGACGGCGATCGCCACCTTTTGCTGCATCCCGCGAGAGAGCTTTTGCACCGGGGTATTGCGCTTTTCCTCTAACCCAAACCGGGCCAGCAGTTCCAGTCCTCGGCGGTGAGCCACCTTGCGGGGCACCTGCCGCAGGACGCCAAAATACTCCAGATTTTCTTCTGGCGTTAAGCGCCAGTACAAATTGCGGTTGCCCTCCAGCACGGCACCAATGTGGCGCAGTGCTCGGGGCTGGCGGTGGGGGTCTTCTCCGACCACGGTAACCTGCCCCTGGGTGGGACGAATTAGGCCAGCAATCATCTTGATGGTGGTAGTTTTGCCGGCACCGTTGGGGCCCAAAAAGGCTAGCACCTCTCCCTGGTGCAGGGCTAATGAAACCTGCCTCACCGCTTCAAACCGCTGTTTGCCCCGTCCATACACCTTGGAGAGATCGCGGGTGTCTAGCACGATGGAGTCTGGTGAGGAATGTTCAGCCCAACCATCGGTTGGACGATGAGCAAGTTGCACGAAAGGATTAAGCTCCCAGCGACAGGTAGAGTCTTTACTTATCTTAAAGTTTTTTGCCGATTGGTCGGCGTGGTCTGGGTGCAATTGACTCAGCTGAGATCAACGTCCTAGCCATCCTGCACTGAGGGAACTCTGCACTAGGGCATTGTGTATGGGTGCAGAAGCCCTTCAACATCAATACCTGCCCGTCGTTTGGTTTCGCTCATCAATCTATCTTTGGTGGGTGTTTTTGCCCTCCATTGGCCTCAACAATCAAACAGAAGAAACGAGGCTAAACATCATGATTCGAACGTTGACGCTCTGGCTGATCTGGTTCGGCTTTATCGTTTATGTGCTGTTTTTTGCACCCCCTTTGCCAGCCGATGCGTTTCAACCGCTCCAATCGCTCCTAGCTGGGCAGATTCCCTTGATCAACCCCGTGCTTCTGTCGATGTTTAGCCTAGTCGGCATTTGGCTGCTGATCTATAGCAGTCTAATTTTTCCAGACGGCAGAATGCAGTCGCTTCCAGCCTGGCTGTTTATGCTGGGGTCGGTCGCCACTGGCGTGATTGCTCTAATTCCCTACCTGGCCCTGCGTCAGCCAAATCAGGAGTTTAGCGGCGGCCAAGACCTAGGGCTGGCGATTTTCGATTCGCGCGCAACGGGTGTAATTTTGACCATCAGCGCGATCGCCCTGGTGCTTTTTGCCGTTTTGTGGGGCGACTGGGCTGGCTTTGTTCAAGCGTTTCTAACCAATCGCTTTGTCCACGGCATGAGCATTGCCTTTGTTTTATTCTGTGTGCTGTTTCCCTATCCAACGTTATTGCAGGATGACATGGCGCGACGGGGGCTGACGCCAAACTCTCAGCTGTTTTGGCTGATAGCCTGGGTGCCCCTATTTGGCCCTCTCGCTTACCTTTGCCTGCGTCCTTCGCTACTAGCCTTTCGCTTTCGCAATTCGTGAGATGGGCTGAGGATAGCTCTATTGGTTTGGCACAGTTACCCCACAGGCCAAGCGATCGCTGCGATCGCCTGCCGGATCGGTGAGGTAGTCATCGGGCTCTGAGTGAATGACAACGGCACTGCCGGCGCTGTCTGCGATCGGCGCGTTTCAGTTCTGGTAACCATTCTTAGCAGTATTCAAACACCGGAGATCATAGGAACAGGCACAGCAAAACTCTGTCACATCGTGCGAAATGGCGCTGTGTCCCGAAAGTACCGTGATGGTATTGCTCTCGCCCGTTTCAAACGCGTCGTCTCAGGTCAGAAGGCAATCACCACCTCTTCTCCCGACTCCTGTGCCTTGCCCCGCCGTACCAAGCAGCGGCGGCGAGCTAGAACCGCTCTCAACCCCAAACACCATGAGTCTCTCGCTTCGACGTCCAGCCCTAGCTGGAATAGTTTTAGTCTCAAATGTCTTAATCGCCTGCACTGAGGTGCCGCCGATGGCACCCCAGCCCGACCCACCGCCAGAAACCGGGGCAGTCGTCACCGAACCGATCGCCCCTACAACCGGCTGGGCCGACATTTTAGGGCCGGTTTCGGCTCCTGAAAACTGGCAGGTTGAGCCCTGTGTAAATGAGGTGCTGCTGTGTGTGGAAGCCAATGGCGATTTGATTGGCTCCGTAGAACGGTTTAGCCTTTCCCTCGACGACGCCAATCTCCAAGGCGGTTCCCCAGTCACAGAAGAGTCTCGACGGCAGTTTCTACAGGCCTGGGTGGCCGATCACTACCTGGCCCTTGAGCGCGATCGCAAAACTGGTAACCCGGCTCTCACCTTTACCAGCGAACCGCCGCAAGACATTGCCATTGGCTCGCTGCCAGGACTGCGCTACGGCTACACCATTACCCACCCCAATGGGGCATTGTTTGACCGGGGGATCGGCTATGTGACCACCGATGGCAACCTGATCCATGTGTTTGTCACTGGGGTAATTAGCGGCGACCCTAGCGGGTCTTTCTCGGATGAAGCGGCGGTAGAAGCGTTTGAGCCTCATCTAGACACCATTATTCAAGGGCTACGGCTATGAACGTCTCTAATCGAGCGATCGACTCTAGGCCGCGGGCGGCTATATTTCTGATGGCCTGGGTGTTGGCCAACCTGGTGGGCGGCTTTTTTGCCGGCTTTCTAGAAAACAATGGCCTGCAATTTATGGCCACCTTGATTCTGACTGGAGCCATTGTGGGGTCGTTGCAGTGGTTTGTATTGAGGCCCATGGGCGGCTTTCGCTGGTGGCCCCTAGCCAGTGCCCTGGGCTGGATCGTTAGCACCTTGCTGCAATCGCTGATGCAGGGCATTTATACCCCGGTAGCCGATGCCCTCTGGCGCACCTTTGGTCTGTGGGAGGAGGGGTTGTGGGTAGTGGTAGTAGTCGTGCCGCTGATGATTTGGGGCATGGCGATCGCCCAAATGCTGATCTTGAGCCACCGTGCCGGGCGAAGTGTCTTAGCTCAGGGGAATCGCCAAATATGGGGCTGGCTTGCAGTTAGCCTGCTCGGTGGCGCGGTGAGCGGCGGCGTTAGTGCAGCGCTGTGTGCAGCGCTTTGCCAGAGCCTGCCGCCGACGTTACTGGGTTTGGTACATGGTTCAGGCTGGGCCGCTTACGGCTTGATAACAGGGCTTTGGCTAGTGGGGCCTTATTCCCCCTTAAAGGAGCAGGTCTGAACGGTTGAAGTGTTTTAGCTTGGGTTTGTCGTGCTGCTGCAAAACCTGGGCGAGGGGTTGAATGGCTTCAACAGCTTGCAGTTGCCCTAGCGATCGCCAGGCGTGAATAGGAGCCCAAAGCGCTTTCTCAGGGTCCAAACCGGCGTCTGCATGGATTCCGCAAAGAAAGAAGCCCAGCCCTCAATACTGAGAGTCTGGGCTTTTTAGACTAAGCCGGTAAAGTCTGAGCTAGGACAGCCCAGAGTGTTGCCTGGATATAGTGCCGGGTTTACTCGTCCTCGTCCAAGTAGGTTTCGTCTTCGACCTCGATCTCCACGTCGGCTATATCTGCGATCGCGCCGCCGATTTCGAGTTTCTCTCTCACCTGGGCTTCAACCTTGGCGGCAAACTCAGCATCCTCTTGCAGGCGCTGAATCGTGTTCTCACGCCCTTGGCCGATGTTGTCGCCTTCGTAGCTGTACCAGGCTCCTTTGCGAACAATCACGCCGTGCTGCTCAGCTAGGTCAACTAGGCAGCCCATGGTCGAGATGCCCTGGCCAAAGAGAATGTCAAATTCGCCAATGCGGAAGGGTGGGGCTACCTTGTTTTTAGCCACCTTGACCTTGGCGCGAATGCCGTATTCTTCGGTGCCTTTCTTCAGGGTTTGAATGCGGCGAATATCGAGGCGCACCGAGGCGTAGAACTTGAGCGCGTTGCCCCCGGTGGTAACTTCGGGGTTGCCGTAGGAGATGCCGATCTTCTGCCGCAGCTGGTTCAAGAAAATGACTGTGCATTGCGACTTGCCAATGCTGCCGGTGATCTTCCGCAGAGCTTGGCTCATCAGTCGTGCCTGAAGGCCCACGTGAGCATCGCCCATTTCGCCTTCAATCTCAGCTCGGGGCACTAGGGCGGCTACGGAGTCAACCACGACGACGTCAATGGCGGACGATCGCACCAGCTGATCGACCACCTCAAGCCCCATTTCACCCGTATCGGGCTGGGATACCAACAGTTCTTCGACGTTGACACCCAGAGCGGCGGCATAGATCGGGTCGAGGGCATGCTCAGCATCCACAAAGGCCGCGACTCCACCCATTTTCTGCACTTCAGCCAGTACGTGCAGGGCCACGGTGGTTTTGCCCGAGCTTTCAGGGCCATAAATTTCGATGACTCGTCCCTTGGGCAGGCCGCCGCCTAGGGCTAGGTCGAGGGTTAGTGCGCCAGTAGGAATCGTTTCAACCTTCATGCGGGCAGCATCGCCTAGGCGCATGATGGAGCCTTTGCCAAAGTTGCGCTCAATCTGGCCCAGCACCAGCGTGAGGGCTTTTTCCTTTTCGGTTTGCTCTTTGCTTCCGCCTTTCTTTGCCGCCATAGTCGCCTCAATGCTTTAGGACAAGACGCCTGAACCCCAGAACAGTTGTCTTCAGATAACTAGTATAGTACAATTGACCTAGATCGCAATAGGTAGTTATCTAGTCCGTCCAATATTGCTGAACTCGGTCTTCCTGTAGTTAAGCCTCCCAAACCGATGGAGGAGGTTAGTTATGGCACCTGAACAACTCAACACTCTAATTGCCCTAGCTGACTGGCTTGTGGCTGTAACTTATCAGCATTCGACGGGCTTCTGCTGCTGGGTGATAACGCCTGAGCTATCGAGCCTCACCGATGGCGAAACCTATGCCACCAGCAGTGCGGCTCTGTCTGCTGGGCGAACTCTAGTGCAATATTCCACCGGGCCACAGATCGATTTTAGCCGCTGCCGCCTTTCAGAGTAGCGATCGCACACATAGCCTAGGTCTGATACGAAATCTGCTTTAAGAAACCCCGATTCAAAAC
It contains:
- a CDS encoding ABC transporter ATP-binding protein, giving the protein MQLAHRPTDGWAEHSSPDSIVLDTRDLSKVYGRGKQRFEAVRQVSLALHQGEVLAFLGPNGAGKTTTIKMIAGLIRPTQGQVTVVGEDPHRQPRALRHIGAVLEGNRNLYWRLTPEENLEYFGVLRQVPRKVAHRRGLELLARFGLEEKRNTPVQKLSRGMQQKVAIAVALIHNPKLLLLDEPTLGLDVEASEMVKALVRQIAQEGRAVLLTTHQLDVAEELSDRVAIIRRGCIIAEQSTEALLREFSSSTYHLEVEGDLSTQQIHTVTQLGATVQGRQIVYAGTPENLYGLLGALSPLPLVSVQRDRADLTQVFLKLVKDQPDDSP
- a CDS encoding superoxide dismutase family protein; translated protein: MADSAGSAVVIHSEPDDYLTDPAGDRSDRLACGVTVPNQ
- the recA gene encoding recombinase RecA, which produces MAAKKGGSKEQTEKEKALTLVLGQIERNFGKGSIMRLGDAARMKVETIPTGALTLDLALGGGLPKGRVIEIYGPESSGKTTVALHVLAEVQKMGGVAAFVDAEHALDPIYAAALGVNVEELLVSQPDTGEMGLEVVDQLVRSSAIDVVVVDSVAALVPRAEIEGEMGDAHVGLQARLMSQALRKITGSIGKSQCTVIFLNQLRQKIGISYGNPEVTTGGNALKFYASVRLDIRRIQTLKKGTEEYGIRAKVKVAKNKVAPPFRIGEFDILFGQGISTMGCLVDLAEQHGVIVRKGAWYSYEGDNIGQGRENTIQRLQEDAEFAAKVEAQVREKLEIGGAIADIADVEIEVEDETYLDEDE